The following nucleotide sequence is from Gammaproteobacteria bacterium.
ACGCGAGAGATTTTAATCCACACGAATGGTATGGCGCGAGGTTTAGAGTCCTCACCTGATTCGTAAGGACTCGCCACTTATATGACTGTTACAGCTCACTAGAGATCCTCGTTATCAATCTTCGCCGCGCCATTCGCGGGCTTGTAATCACTGTTCGCCAGCAGCACCGCGATCCAGCGGGTACGCTCATAGTGATCGCAGGCGATTACAAGCGCGATAGTGATAGGAATAGCGATGAACGCGCCCGGCACACTCCACAGCCAGCCCCAGAAAGTTACCGAGAAGAGCACGACCAGTGGCGACAGCGATAGTTGCCTGCCTTGCAGCAGGGGATCGAGATAGATGCCCATCACGAGCTGGATGCCGGATACGCCAACCAGCACCAGCAATGCCTTTATGCCGATGCCGAACTCCAGCAGCGCGAATGCGGACACCGGAAGCACGCCGATGATCGAACCCAGGGTGGGAATGTAGTTGAGCAAAAAGTTGATGAAACCCCAGATGAAGGCGAAATCCAGCCCGACCACCAGACACAACAGCCAGATCAGCACGCCGGTGATCAGGCCGATCACGGTGCGCACGACGATGTAAATCTGAAAGTCAGTCACCACCCGCCTGAAGGATTCGAACCAGCGCGCGTCCTCGTCCGCGGACAAACCATGCCGCAGCTTGTCGCGGAAGTCGCGCACCTCCAGCAGTCCCAGCACGAAGAATGCGACGATCAGCACCAGCGCGCCACTGAAGGAAAATACCCACTCGGACAATGCCAGCACGAAATTCGGCGCCAGCTCGGAAACATTTGGCCCTGCCCTGATCGCGTCCGTGGACGAGCCGATGAACGGCTCGGCGATGACACGCAGGGCTTCGAACAGGTGCTGGAATTCCTGGCGATATCTGGGCGCGCTGTCCGCGAGCAACTCGGCGCTCCACCAGATCGAAGCCATGAACAGACTGATGACACCGACGAATACCAGAAAAGTGATG
It contains:
- a CDS encoding AI-2E family transporter translates to MNNEVSQVQRERQIIKRLLAVMTVVVVVAALKISATVTMPLVFALFLIAVFWPLQLRLEQRMRRGTAMCITFLVFVGVISLFMASIWWSAELLADSAPRYRQEFQHLFEALRVIAEPFIGSSTDAIRAGPNVSELAPNFVLALSEWVFSFSGALVLIVAFFVLGLLEVRDFRDKLRHGLSADEDARWFESFRRVVTDFQIYIVVRTVIGLITGVLIWLLCLVVGLDFAFIWGFINFLLNYIPTLGSIIGVLPVSAFALLEFGIGIKALLVLVGVSGIQLVMGIYLDPLLQGRQLSLSPLVVLFSVTFWGWLWSVPGAFIAIPITIALVIACDHYERTRWIAVLLANSDYKPANGAAKIDNEDL